A window from Danio aesculapii chromosome 6, fDanAes4.1, whole genome shotgun sequence encodes these proteins:
- the gbx2 gene encoding homeobox protein GBX-2, translating to MSAAFSTPFMMMQRPVGSTTAFSIDSLIGGPPQPSPGHFVYTGYPMFMPYRSVVLPPPPPPPPPTLPQSALPATHPHHPIPGLPSSFCSSLAQGMALTSTLMATLPGGFSSSPSQQHQDAARKLSSQSIHAMFDKSQDIRLDGEDGKTFATKDSTSIPSFHDSQSVHTSTVRGHSKDDSKEDECHRKDESFSMDSDLDYSSDDNGPGNAMCQKEDGDGSGGLDDGVHGGNGGGNTTSTGKNRRRRTAFTSEQLLELEKEFHCKKYLSLTERSQIAHALKLSEVQVKIWFQNRRAKWKRVKAGNVNSKTGEPSRNPKIVVPIPVHVSRFAIRSQHQQLEQARP from the exons ATGAGTGCAGCTTTCAGCACACCGTTCATGATGATGCAGCGTCCGGTGGGAAGCACCACTGCATTCAGCATTGACTCGCTCATCGGCGGTCCGCCGCAACCCAGTCCGGGACATTTCGTGTACACGGGTTATCCCATGTTCATGCCTTACCGGTCAGTGGTGCTTCCTCCGCCGCCTCCTCCACCGCCTCCAACACTCCCCCAGAGCGCTCTCCCCGCGACCCATCCGCACCACCCGATCCCGGGTTTACCCAGCAGCTTCTGCTCCAGCCTAGCGCAGGGCATGGCGCTCACATCCACGCTAATGGCCACATTACCCGGCGGCTTCTCCTCCTCACCGTCCCAGCAGCACCAGGACGCGGCGAGGAAGCTCAGCTCTCAGTCTATTCACGCCATGTTCGACAAATCTCAGGATATTCGTTTGGATGGAGAGGATGGGAAAACGTTTGCGACGAAAGATTCGACAAGCATTCCGTCGTTCCACGATTCGCAGTCCGTACACACCTCTACAG TGCGAGGTCACAGCAAAGACGACTCGAAGGAGGATGAGTGTCACAGGAAAGACGAGAGCTTCTCCATGGACAGTGATTTAGATTACAGCTCCGATGATAACGGGCCCGGGAACGCCATGTGTCAAAAGGAAGACGGAGACGGCAGCGGAGGTCTGGACGACGGCGTTCACGGTGGGAATGGGGGCGGGAACACCACATCCACCGGGAAAAATCGGAGAAGGAGGACCGCTTTTACAAGCGAGCAGCTGTTGGAACTGGAGAAGGAGTTTCACTGTAAGAAATATCTGTCCCTCACAGAACGCTCGCAAATCGCGCACGCCTTAAAGCTCAGCGAGGTGCAGGTCAAGATCTGGTTTCAGAACCGGAGGGCCAAGTGGAAACGGGTCAAAGCGGGCAACGTCAACAGCAAAACCGGAGAGCCCTCCAGAAACCCCAAAATCGTGGTGCCCATTCCGGTGCATGTTAGTCGGTTTGCGATACGCAGCCAACACCAACAGTTAGAACAGGCCAGGCCGTGA